From Candidatus Bathyarchaeia archaeon:
TCAACGACTTCTTTTACGCCTTGCTCGTCCACGTAGGCTGTGTCAACAATGTCGATGATCTTCTCTTTCAACTGGTAATTTAGATAGTCGCCTTTTTCAAAATCATATTTGGTTGGGCCTGGCCCGCCGATAATTATCCCCTTAAGGTTTTCTATGGGCAGGAAAGCCTCGTTGGCGTGTTCGCCCACCCGCCTAAAATATTCTTGGAGGCGCATTTCCCTAAGCCTTTCAAATCTTCTGGCAGACTGGCCTCCAGCCCTTGTCTTGCCAGGAACACCGGAGGTTACCTCCCTCACTATTTCGAGTCTTCTGCCCTGCAAAACGGCGATGGTTGCGGCAGTTGCGTCTATTAGGAGTATGCCGTAAGCCTCTTTCTCGCGGAGCAGCTCCTGCAAGTGTTCCGTGTGGAAGCGGGAGTCGCAGCGGTAAAGGTATATGTTTATGGGTTCCGGCGGTATTATCACGTAGGTTTCGATTTTCTCGCTTCCGGCACCATTTTGCGGGACTGCTCCACAGAATATTACAAGCCCGTTTTCCGGGGTTTCCTTAAACAGTTTTAGGCGCTGTTGCACCTTAACTATGGCGTCTTGAACGTTCTTGCGGGTTGTAGTGGACTTTATGTTGGCGGCTGTGCCATACTCCTCCCTAAGCATATTCATAACTTCGCTTATCTGCTTTCCAGGCGGAATATAAAGCGAAATAAGCTCCGTACCCCGCCCCTCTTTGTTAGCAAGCATGCTAAGTATCTTTTTCAATCTGAACAGTTCAAGAGAGGTTCTTCTTTTGGGAGCACTCAAAGCCCGATCAATCCCTATCCTAATTATTTTAGTTGGTTATGTGCACGGTAATAGCCAAAAATAACTTGGGGACTAATAAGGGTTAGGATAAGCCCAAAACTTCCTTGAGAAACGCCTTATATGGGCCAAGTTTTCCACCGTAGTTGCCAGCTGAAATCCTCAAAACTCCGGGAACATTTATGGCGGTTTTTATGCCCTCCTTCATGGCCCTCTTGACGGCGTCGAGGGTTAGGCCATTAATAACTATTTCATAGACTGAGTTAACGTCCTCGGGCAGTTGGGAGTCAGCTACAACCTTTTTCAGCGTCGGGCAGAAGGGATGATTCGTGGAAGCCTTAAGCTTATACTTTAATGAGCCTGCCTTCGAACCTGAACGGCAAACCCCGCCTGGAAAAGGCATAATCACTCCGCTTACATTATTTTTTATGGCTTTTACGGCTTCTTCAGCCGCTTGCAGCCCAGCGTTTCTGTCCTTTGCCAGTATGAGGAAGTTTCCCCCGGCGATGGCTTCTACGGCACCGAAGGAATCCTCAACTATGAATTCGCCTTCCATAACCGGGATCCGCCAAACCTTTCTGCCGCCAACCAAGCCCTTCTTCTGGAAGCCGTCTCCGAAATAGCGGAGGCTTCTGCCAACCTTCAACCTTCTCTTGGCGTCTGGAAGAGCGTCGAAGGCCGCCGTTGTGGGGCAAGTCATTATGCATTGGCCTATGCGGAGCATCATCTGAGTTTTTAAGTCGAACCGGCTGCGGTTGTAAATCTGGATTAGGACGCCCACTCGGCCATCTGGAGTCTTCTCTCCTGGAACAAGGCCCTCTATGCCGGCTTCTGCGGGCGCCATTATGACGCTTGTGGCGAAGCCGGTGGCCACTTCAGCGGCTGTTAAAGCCCATTTTTCGCTGTCAGCGGTTATGAGCACTCTTCCAGCCCACAGGGGGAACATTTCAGCAAAAGTATCTGCAACTTTAACGGTGTGGCCCTTAGGCGCCTTAACGATGAAGCATGGCCCAAACTTGTCTTTATCGTCGTAGCCTAGCACTTCAAGGGCAATTTGGCTTTGCATTGCATTCAACCTAGCCTTGAGGATAGCCCTAATTTAATTATAAGGTTTTTCGCTTTCACGAATACTTAATGTATGATAGAGTGGCTAGTTTCCTCTTTCTCATGGAAGCCAATGGGGTTCAGAGGAAGCCTTGCTTTTCTCAGTTTCCATTTTCTTTAGAACGCTTTCTTTGGCTATTTGGTAGGCAACCTTGTAATCGAAGATCCCTTTAGGCTCTTCAGCGGCCATTCTAATCATTTTAGCTTCCACAGCATTTTTTAGAGTGCCTATGGCGAGGGCGCCTATGCCAAAAACGTTTGGAAGAACTTCCTTTCCATCCCACGTGGGCTTCAGACCCTCAACACCCAGGGGGGGGATGGCGTTGATGTCAGCCACTATTCTACAGTTCTTTCCATACTCCTTGAGTATGTTTAATGGTAGAAGCTGGACTCCTGCAGCTCCAGCCGCCAAAACTATTTCAGCCTCCTTTATGGCTGCTCCAACTTCCTCTGGTGTTTTAGCCTCAACCCCTTTAGCCCTCTCTTCTTTAAATTCCTCGTTTATTTTCTCGGCAACAGCCATAGACCTCTTAATATCCCTTGAAGTCACTATGACCTTTGCCCCTTCAGAGGCGTAAAGCCTCGCAGCCGTCTGTCCCACAGGGCCCGTTCCAGCCAAAACCGTCACAGTTTTTCCCTCAAGGGTTCCTAAGCCTTTCGTCATGGAAATTTCGAGGGTTTTTGCAACTGCGGCTGACGCTGTTGTGTAGGCACCTCTTGGATCTATCACCACGCTAAGCTCGAAGGGTGGGAACATGCACTTTTTGATTTTCTCCAGAATATCGTTTGTCAGTTCAAAGTTTCGTCCGTTAATGAAGATCTTGGTGT
This genomic window contains:
- the prf1 gene encoding peptide chain release factor aRF-1; translation: MKKILSMLANKEGRGTELISLYIPPGKQISEVMNMLREEYGTAANIKSTTTRKNVQDAIVKVQQRLKLFKETPENGLVIFCGAVPQNGAGSEKIETYVIIPPEPINIYLYRCDSRFHTEHLQELLREKEAYGILLIDATAATIAVLQGRRLEIVREVTSGVPGKTRAGGQSARRFERLREMRLQEYFRRVGEHANEAFLPIENLKGIIIGGPGPTKYDFEKGDYLNYQLKEKIIDIVDTAYVDEQGVKEVVDKAPEIMRKIRYIEERQIMQQFLYEIGHDTGLATYGEEAVRKALEAGAVKTLLLSEGLDIARVKIKCSACGYEEQQTVKGPMLISFEQSLVGKPCPKCKAPSLSIVDKQELIEDFAQLAEYTNAEVEIISDETEEGQMLKNSFGGIAAILRFKLQE
- the fhcD gene encoding formylmethanofuran--tetrahydromethanopterin N-formyltransferase; translated protein: MQSQIALEVLGYDDKDKFGPCFIVKAPKGHTVKVADTFAEMFPLWAGRVLITADSEKWALTAAEVATGFATSVIMAPAEAGIEGLVPGEKTPDGRVGVLIQIYNRSRFDLKTQMMLRIGQCIMTCPTTAAFDALPDAKRRLKVGRSLRYFGDGFQKKGLVGGRKVWRIPVMEGEFIVEDSFGAVEAIAGGNFLILAKDRNAGLQAAEEAVKAIKNNVSGVIMPFPGGVCRSGSKAGSLKYKLKASTNHPFCPTLKKVVADSQLPEDVNSVYEIVINGLTLDAVKRAMKEGIKTAINVPGVLRISAGNYGGKLGPYKAFLKEVLGLS
- a CDS encoding methylene-tetrahydromethanopterin dehydrogenase N-terminal domain-containing protein produces the protein MPKQFKTVFIFLDTDKHASPFDILTTVDVLPDAVILKYENVTVEDAEKLVYDAMFPRGPEGAKHTKIFINGRNFELTNDILEKIKKCMFPPFELSVVIDPRGAYTTASAAVAKTLEISMTKGLGTLEGKTVTVLAGTGPVGQTAARLYASEGAKVIVTSRDIKRSMAVAEKINEEFKEERAKGVEAKTPEEVGAAIKEAEIVLAAGAAGVQLLPLNILKEYGKNCRIVADINAIPPLGVEGLKPTWDGKEVLPNVFGIGALAIGTLKNAVEAKMIRMAAEEPKGIFDYKVAYQIAKESVLKKMETEKSKASSEPHWLP